One part of the Arcanobacterium phocisimile genome encodes these proteins:
- a CDS encoding succinate dehydrogenase cytochrome b subunit, with product MANSTSVENRGRKTTVALKVLMAVTGLFIVLFLLFHAFGNFKMFLGAEEYNHYADWLKHGLLYPILPKLWALWIFRIVLLTCIFGHMYAAIKLWKRGNDARGHEKYKVNSGSKVGVKYSYTAATMRYGGIIIALFVVFHILQYTVLALQLGGPYEAHDPYSNMIYGFSLWWVWLIYFISLGSIALHVSHGVWSALATLGLNTRRREHAFKIVAGVVGLAVFLGFMIPPTAILFGFIGA from the coding sequence GTGGCTAATTCAACATCTGTAGAAAATCGCGGTCGCAAGACCACTGTGGCACTTAAAGTGCTCATGGCTGTGACCGGCTTGTTTATTGTTCTTTTCCTACTCTTCCACGCGTTTGGAAACTTCAAAATGTTCCTCGGCGCAGAAGAGTACAACCATTACGCAGACTGGCTTAAGCACGGTCTGCTGTACCCGATCCTGCCAAAGCTTTGGGCTTTGTGGATCTTCCGTATTGTTTTGCTCACCTGTATTTTCGGGCACATGTATGCAGCTATTAAGCTGTGGAAGCGCGGAAATGATGCGCGCGGCCATGAGAAGTACAAGGTTAACTCTGGTTCTAAAGTGGGCGTGAAGTACTCCTACACTGCAGCAACTATGCGTTATGGCGGCATCATCATTGCGTTGTTCGTCGTCTTCCACATTTTGCAGTACACCGTTTTGGCTCTTCAGCTAGGTGGACCATACGAGGCTCATGACCCATACAGCAACATGATTTATGGCTTCTCGCTGTGGTGGGTATGGCTCATCTACTTCATTTCACTCGGCTCAATCGCTCTTCACGTCTCACACGGCGTGTGGTCCGCTCTGGCGACACTTGGCTTGAACACCCGTCGTCGCGAGCATGCATTCAAGATTGTTGCGGGCGTTGTCGGCTTGGCTGTTTTCTTGGGTTTCATGATCCCACCAACAGCTATCCTATTCGGATTCATCGGTGCGTAA
- a CDS encoding GNAT family N-acetyltransferase, which yields MSACFVPDDSFPQEIAGFTARRPPVSWARRLADFDHRIFARDAWPEPVWAEELAGDSRTYIALETSPLPLRSFGEIVAVGGVSYYDDGEILTLAVAPEFRRQGVGKHLLNVLLDIADQRGVSRTFLEVRSKHTGVQDMYRAAGFSQIAVRKKYYSDDDAVVMVRESQFRT from the coding sequence ATGAGCGCATGTTTTGTTCCTGACGATTCATTTCCGCAAGAGATAGCGGGGTTTACTGCTCGGCGTCCACCAGTGTCGTGGGCGCGACGGTTGGCTGACTTTGATCATCGGATCTTTGCTCGTGACGCGTGGCCGGAACCAGTGTGGGCGGAGGAGCTAGCAGGCGATTCACGTACCTATATTGCTCTAGAAACTTCGCCGCTTCCGTTACGTTCTTTTGGCGAGATTGTTGCGGTTGGGGGAGTGTCTTATTATGACGACGGTGAGATTCTGACGTTGGCGGTAGCTCCGGAGTTTCGCCGGCAGGGCGTTGGTAAGCATCTCCTTAACGTTTTGCTGGATATCGCGGACCAACGGGGAGTCAGCCGGACCTTTTTAGAAGTGCGAAGTAAGCATACTGGCGTGCAGGACATGTATCGAGCTGCCGGGTTTTCTCAGATAGCTGTGCGGAAGAAATATTATTCGGATGATGACGCTGTGGTCATGGTTCGCGAATCGCAATTTCGCACGTAA
- the tsaB gene encoding tRNA (adenosine(37)-N6)-threonylcarbamoyltransferase complex dimerization subunit type 1 TsaB — translation MTTYLTIDTSAAITVGVAQWELGVVRQLAVESSPEKRHHAELLAPMVRSVLERAGISAPDAVIAGTGPGAFTGLRAGLVTARTLARAWNVDLYGLSSLDIMALAAVDQGAEEIVAMIDARRKEVFTARMRAMGADDVELIQAPDIAQPDELAELLERQPAVVAVAEEDLYPRVGPHRVVVDFAPTVMVRLVQSRLGRIDAGESLSLDTEPQYLRRPDVHGGAHAQPAAQGNPYTGN, via the coding sequence ATGACCACCTACCTCACAATTGATACGAGTGCTGCCATCACTGTCGGTGTTGCTCAATGGGAGTTGGGTGTTGTGCGTCAGTTGGCGGTGGAATCGTCACCCGAAAAGCGTCATCATGCCGAATTGCTTGCGCCTATGGTTCGCAGCGTTTTGGAGCGTGCCGGCATTTCAGCTCCGGATGCGGTTATTGCTGGAACTGGTCCAGGAGCTTTTACCGGATTGCGTGCTGGGCTAGTGACGGCTCGTACTTTAGCGCGAGCTTGGAACGTGGATCTGTATGGCTTGTCCTCGCTCGATATTATGGCGCTCGCGGCAGTGGATCAGGGAGCTGAGGAGATCGTGGCGATGATTGATGCGCGCCGGAAGGAAGTTTTCACTGCTCGTATGCGCGCGATGGGAGCAGACGACGTCGAATTGATCCAAGCTCCCGATATCGCACAGCCCGATGAGTTGGCTGAGTTACTTGAGCGGCAACCGGCGGTTGTTGCGGTAGCTGAAGAGGATCTATATCCACGTGTGGGGCCCCACCGTGTTGTCGTCGATTTTGCTCCGACCGTGATGGTCCGTCTAGTCCAGTCGCGACTGGGGCGTATTGACGCTGGTGAATCGCTGAGCTTAGATACTGAGCCGCAGTATCTGCGTCGTCCTGATGTTCATGGGGGAGCGCATGCTCAGCCTGCTGCGCAAGGAAATCCGTACACTGGGAATTGA
- the tsaE gene encoding tRNA (adenosine(37)-N6)-threonylcarbamoyltransferase complex ATPase subunit type 1 TsaE has translation MILSLEAPTVADIQHIGAVIAQHAQPGDLVMLTGPLGAGKTTMTQGIARGLGITSAVSSPTFAIAQIYHGSALDLVHVDAYRLTSIEELDALDLDSSLEESLTVVEWGSGKVEVLSEDRLELVIERPQGSDAGLEPEDLFADAPRTIKVHAHGKRGEELQQILAQQFSEATWVS, from the coding sequence ATGATCTTGTCTTTAGAAGCTCCCACGGTTGCTGATATTCAGCATATTGGTGCGGTTATTGCACAACATGCGCAGCCAGGTGATCTGGTGATGCTCACCGGTCCGCTCGGTGCTGGGAAGACGACGATGACTCAAGGGATTGCACGCGGCTTAGGGATTACCAGTGCGGTTTCCTCGCCAACGTTTGCAATCGCTCAGATATACCACGGCAGTGCTCTTGATTTGGTCCATGTTGATGCATACCGATTGACATCGATTGAGGAATTAGATGCGCTCGACTTGGACTCTTCCCTAGAAGAGTCCTTGACTGTGGTTGAATGGGGATCGGGTAAGGTCGAAGTGCTTTCTGAAGACCGCCTGGAGCTCGTTATTGAACGTCCGCAAGGATCGGATGCCGGTCTTGAGCCCGAAGATTTGTTTGCCGATGCGCCACGAACTATTAAGGTACATGCGCACGGTAAACGGGGTGAGGAATTGCAACAAATTTTAGCGCAACAGTTTTCGGAAGCGACGTGGGTAAGCTGA
- the alr gene encoding alanine racemase, with protein sequence MMNQAPARALISRRAFEQNIDVVRRHTDAQLMAIVKANGYGHGVELIAQWAWEAGIDWLGLAQIDEALALRQTHTHGHILAWIYAPGANFQRAIEQNIDLSVGAQWAIEEISAAARASGRPARIHIKVDTGMTRGGFDVAELPGVFEQVKKLAEAGIVEIVGLWSHLSCADDPVSDAVTDQQVERFEQARACAQQAGVTIPLCHLAASAGILWHPKTHYDMVRPGIVLYGLSPNPARATGTDLGLEATMTLEADIILTREVPAGVGVSYGHTFVTDRPTRLAVVPVGYADGISRHASNNLSVNANGHQAPIRGVVCMDQFVAEAPDAQAGDTVVLFGPADRGFLTADDWAQKTDTINYEIFCNLGPRIVRIPVD encoded by the coding sequence ATGATGAATCAAGCTCCAGCTCGCGCGCTGATTTCACGGCGTGCGTTCGAGCAAAACATCGATGTCGTGCGGCGCCATACTGACGCGCAGCTCATGGCAATCGTGAAAGCTAATGGTTATGGTCATGGCGTGGAACTTATTGCCCAGTGGGCCTGGGAAGCCGGGATTGACTGGTTGGGACTGGCCCAGATCGATGAGGCGTTGGCGTTGCGTCAAACCCATACTCATGGTCACATTTTGGCGTGGATCTATGCGCCGGGGGCGAATTTTCAACGGGCGATTGAGCAGAACATTGATTTGTCGGTTGGTGCGCAGTGGGCGATTGAGGAGATTTCAGCTGCTGCGCGAGCTAGCGGTCGTCCTGCGCGTATCCATATCAAGGTTGATACTGGGATGACGCGTGGCGGTTTTGATGTGGCCGAGCTTCCTGGTGTTTTTGAACAGGTGAAAAAGCTTGCCGAGGCGGGCATTGTGGAAATCGTGGGCTTATGGTCGCACCTTTCGTGTGCAGATGATCCTGTTAGCGATGCAGTAACCGATCAGCAAGTCGAACGGTTTGAACAAGCACGTGCCTGCGCACAGCAGGCTGGTGTCACGATCCCGTTATGCCATCTGGCAGCTTCTGCCGGTATTTTGTGGCATCCCAAAACGCACTATGACATGGTGCGGCCAGGCATCGTGCTTTATGGTTTGAGTCCGAATCCAGCTCGTGCCACGGGGACTGATTTAGGTCTTGAAGCTACGATGACCTTAGAAGCAGATATTATTCTCACGCGCGAGGTACCTGCGGGGGTGGGCGTGTCATATGGGCATACGTTCGTCACTGATCGGCCCACACGGTTGGCGGTTGTTCCGGTGGGATACGCTGATGGTATTTCTCGGCATGCGTCGAATAACCTATCGGTCAACGCTAACGGGCATCAAGCACCGATTCGGGGAGTGGTGTGTATGGATCAGTTCGTGGCTGAAGCACCTGATGCTCAAGCTGGCGATACCGTTGTGCTTTTTGGTCCGGCAGATCGCGGTTTTTTAACTGCTGATGATTGGGCACAAAAGACCGATACAATTAATTACGAAATATTTTGTAATCTCGGTCCACGTATTGTGCGTATCCCGGTCGATTAA
- a CDS encoding ADP-dependent NAD(P)H-hydrate dehydratase, with protein MDALSVTESDIRRWWPVPGPTDHKYTRGVLGVVTGSEQYPGAGVLSVGAAWALGPGMIRYLGASPLVLPRYPETVAVPGRVQAWLIGSGLSREHDIAASLNEIVDSGLPAVFDAGALAHIAHRQLSTHHVLTPHPGELTELLRARGHNVTRDEVEGNLVHFTKRAAAETGAVVATTTYDDIIADPAGPLYIQSGASPWRATAGAGDVYAGIVGALLALWQAQDRADVDVAWLAAAGAYLHGRAANLASGISEGVGYPIKASSISDAVSPVIRQILNPTR; from the coding sequence ATGGATGCGCTATCTGTGACTGAATCAGATATTCGGCGCTGGTGGCCGGTACCGGGTCCTACCGACCATAAATACACGCGCGGTGTGCTCGGAGTCGTTACCGGCTCCGAGCAGTATCCCGGTGCAGGCGTGCTCAGTGTGGGCGCAGCGTGGGCGTTGGGACCAGGCATGATCCGCTACCTCGGCGCGAGCCCACTCGTCCTGCCGCGCTATCCGGAAACCGTGGCGGTACCTGGACGCGTGCAGGCATGGCTGATCGGCTCGGGGCTCAGTAGGGAACACGATATCGCTGCATCGCTTAACGAGATTGTCGATTCGGGATTACCGGCAGTTTTCGACGCCGGAGCTTTGGCACATATTGCACACCGCCAGTTATCTACGCATCATGTTCTGACCCCGCACCCTGGAGAACTCACCGAGTTGTTGCGCGCTCGCGGACATAACGTGACTCGTGATGAAGTTGAAGGCAACCTTGTCCATTTCACGAAGCGAGCGGCCGCTGAAACGGGGGCAGTTGTGGCAACCACGACGTATGACGATATTATTGCTGACCCCGCTGGGCCGCTCTATATCCAATCGGGGGCTAGTCCGTGGCGGGCTACGGCTGGAGCTGGCGATGTTTATGCTGGGATTGTCGGGGCATTATTGGCGTTGTGGCAGGCGCAAGATCGGGCCGATGTTGATGTGGCTTGGCTGGCCGCTGCGGGGGCATATCTCCATGGGCGTGCCGCAAATCTCGCTTCTGGAATTAGTGAGGGTGTGGGTTACCCGATTAAGGCGAGTAGCATTAGTGATGCAGTAAGTCCAGTAATTCGGCAGATACTTAATCCAACAAGGTGA
- the glmS gene encoding glutamine--fructose-6-phosphate transaminase (isomerizing), whose amino-acid sequence MCGIVGYIGAQTSSTAQEVVLSGLERLEYRGYDSAGVAVLDGECVAMRKRAGRVADLRAVLAEEPLAQSPAAIGHTRWATHGIPSDRNSHPHLSADGRVAIVHNGIIENAPQLRNDLIAQGIEFASDTDSEVIAHMLGKAVAERGDLTQAMLGVVARLEGSFAVVATYAGQPDRLVGARRNSPLVVGLGDEENFFGSDVVAFVGRTKEAMAVGQDQIVTLTAHEVTVTDFAGNQAHAEKFSVDWNLETAMHDGYPTFMDKEIHEQPSAVAETLRGRTTPDGHLKLDELRIEEYELRAIDKIIVVACGTAAYAGHVAKYAIEHWCRIPVEVELAHEFRYRDPIVTSKTLVVAISQSGETMDTLMAVRHASEQGARVLAIVNTYASTIAREADAVLYTHAGPEIAVASTKAFTAQITATYLLGLYLAQLRGNKFVDEIAGYLEELHAMPQRMEFVLEQEEQIRELARTMAEVNSVLFLGRHVGFPIALEGALKLKELAYIHAEGFAAGELKHGPIALVEDDLPIFVIAPTPRRPLLHSKVMSNIHEVIARGARAIVIAEEGDSAVDDHATAIIRVPHSTPTLMMPLVTVIPLQIFASELASVKGFDVDKPRNLAKSVTVD is encoded by the coding sequence ATGTGTGGAATTGTTGGATATATAGGTGCCCAAACGTCGTCAACTGCTCAAGAAGTTGTTCTTAGTGGACTCGAACGTCTCGAATATCGTGGATACGACTCGGCAGGAGTTGCTGTTCTCGATGGTGAATGTGTTGCGATGCGTAAACGTGCTGGCCGAGTTGCTGATCTGCGTGCCGTGTTAGCCGAAGAACCGTTAGCGCAAAGTCCTGCCGCTATTGGTCACACCCGCTGGGCTACTCACGGTATCCCGTCAGATCGTAACTCCCATCCGCATCTATCTGCCGATGGTAGAGTGGCGATTGTGCACAACGGAATCATCGAAAATGCTCCGCAGCTGCGTAACGACCTCATTGCCCAAGGCATCGAGTTCGCCTCAGATACTGATTCGGAAGTCATCGCTCATATGCTCGGCAAAGCAGTTGCCGAACGGGGCGATCTCACCCAAGCAATGCTCGGCGTCGTGGCCCGCCTTGAAGGCTCGTTTGCCGTCGTAGCAACCTATGCTGGGCAACCAGACCGGCTTGTGGGAGCGCGCCGAAACTCGCCACTCGTCGTTGGTCTTGGTGACGAAGAAAACTTCTTCGGCTCCGACGTCGTCGCCTTCGTCGGCCGAACAAAAGAAGCCATGGCTGTGGGACAAGACCAAATCGTCACCCTCACCGCACACGAAGTAACCGTTACTGACTTTGCTGGCAACCAAGCGCACGCTGAGAAATTCAGCGTCGACTGGAATCTTGAAACTGCCATGCACGACGGCTACCCAACCTTCATGGATAAAGAAATCCACGAACAACCAAGTGCGGTCGCTGAAACTCTGCGCGGGCGCACCACCCCGGACGGTCACCTCAAACTCGACGAACTGCGGATCGAAGAGTACGAACTGCGCGCCATCGACAAAATCATCGTCGTCGCCTGCGGTACGGCAGCCTATGCTGGCCACGTCGCCAAATACGCGATCGAACACTGGTGCCGGATCCCGGTCGAAGTCGAACTCGCACACGAATTCCGTTACCGCGACCCGATCGTCACCTCGAAAACCCTCGTCGTCGCAATTTCGCAATCCGGTGAAACCATGGACACACTAATGGCTGTGCGTCACGCCTCTGAACAAGGAGCGCGCGTGTTGGCCATCGTCAATACCTACGCATCGACTATTGCACGTGAAGCCGACGCCGTGCTTTACACGCATGCTGGCCCAGAAATCGCAGTCGCCTCAACTAAGGCGTTCACCGCTCAAATCACCGCAACCTACCTGCTTGGCTTGTACCTAGCTCAGTTGCGCGGAAACAAGTTCGTTGACGAAATCGCTGGATATCTCGAAGAACTCCACGCGATGCCACAACGCATGGAATTCGTACTCGAACAAGAAGAACAGATTCGCGAACTAGCGCGCACCATGGCGGAGGTAAACTCGGTGCTGTTCTTAGGACGCCACGTTGGGTTCCCGATTGCTCTGGAAGGTGCGCTGAAACTCAAAGAGCTTGCTTACATTCATGCCGAAGGTTTCGCTGCCGGCGAGCTCAAGCATGGACCGATTGCTCTGGTAGAAGACGACCTGCCGATCTTCGTCATCGCGCCAACTCCCCGCCGCCCGCTTCTGCATTCGAAAGTCATGTCGAATATTCACGAAGTGATCGCCCGAGGGGCGCGCGCAATCGTAATCGCTGAAGAAGGCGATAGTGCGGTTGACGATCATGCAACAGCGATTATCCGCGTCCCGCACTCCACGCCAACCCTCATGATGCCGCTAGTTACCGTGATTCCATTGCAGATTTTTGCTTCCGAACTCGCCTCTGTGAAAGGGTTCGACGTCGATAAGCCACGCAACTTGGCAAAGTCGGTTACCGTGGACTAG
- the coaA gene encoding type I pantothenate kinase: MYSSDLSAFVTFTRSEWADLARNTELPLTQEDIAHLAALGDPITVAEVDAIYRPLTALMHMYARNTERLFSESKNFLGFNELRVPWIVGIAGSVSAGKSTVARLLRELLSRSPETPRVDLVTTDGFLLPNAVLDQRRILTRKGFPESYDRRAILAFLAAVKSGRRNVTAPVYDHVTYDIVPNEYIVVDRPDILIVEGLNVLQPAPGIAAHEFSAVSDFFDFTIYVDAPEEALERWYIERFLKLRSTAFTNDASYFRNYANLTDSQARETARQIWGAINLPNLRHNIAPTRNRATVILKKGPNHTIDQVHVRKL; this comes from the coding sequence ATGTACAGCTCCGACCTCTCGGCCTTCGTGACATTTACTCGCAGCGAATGGGCCGATCTCGCACGCAACACAGAACTCCCCCTAACCCAAGAAGACATCGCTCATCTTGCGGCGTTAGGTGATCCCATAACTGTGGCCGAGGTCGATGCGATTTATCGGCCATTAACGGCATTAATGCACATGTATGCACGCAATACTGAGCGGTTGTTTTCTGAATCGAAAAATTTTCTTGGTTTCAATGAACTCCGTGTACCGTGGATTGTTGGCATCGCAGGCTCAGTATCCGCAGGAAAATCTACTGTCGCGCGATTACTGCGCGAACTGCTCAGCCGCTCACCCGAAACCCCGCGCGTTGACCTTGTCACCACTGACGGATTCTTACTCCCCAACGCCGTACTCGACCAACGTCGAATACTCACTCGCAAAGGATTCCCTGAATCTTATGACCGGCGCGCTATCCTCGCCTTCCTCGCTGCCGTCAAATCTGGACGACGCAATGTCACCGCCCCGGTCTACGACCACGTCACCTACGATATTGTGCCCAATGAATATATCGTCGTCGATCGGCCAGATATTCTCATCGTCGAAGGCCTTAACGTTCTCCAACCTGCTCCTGGCATTGCGGCCCACGAATTTTCTGCAGTATCTGACTTCTTCGATTTCACCATCTACGTTGACGCCCCAGAAGAGGCCCTCGAACGCTGGTATATCGAACGATTCTTAAAACTCCGCTCCACTGCATTCACCAACGATGCTTCCTATTTCCGGAATTATGCGAACCTCACCGATAGTCAGGCTCGCGAAACTGCCCGCCAAATATGGGGTGCAATCAACTTGCCCAACCTGCGACACAATATCGCCCCTACCCGAAACCGCGCCACCGTCATCCTCAAAAAAGGTCCAAATCATACAATCGACCAAGTTCACGTCAGGAAACTTTGA
- the glmM gene encoding phosphoglucosamine mutase, producing the protein MARLFGTDGVRGLANREITAPFALQLGEAAARVLARNVTDHRPKAIVGRDTRQSSGMLSHAVAAGLSSAGVDVEHVREIPTPGIAYLTSARDYDLGVMISASHNAMPDNGIKFISGDGFKLDDTIEDEIEAVLGQEWDRPIGAGVGYMRENAIVSDQVYIDHLIRCGADLSGLRIILDCANGAASNVAPAALQELGADVSVINASPDGKNINRNAGSTHPEQLQAMVVASEADFGFAFDGDADRCLAVNAHGQIVDGDHIMGLLAVSLKAQGLLTGNTLVGTVMSNLGLTLAMREADINFVATKVGDRYVLEEMLAHGYILGGEQSGHVINLHHATTGDGTLTAILVASEMARRGGTLADAVSFITRLPQTLINVPNVDKARTSDVMDEVAVAEKELGDTGRVLLRASGTEPLVRVMVEAPTQEQADSVAQRLADVVEQRLAL; encoded by the coding sequence ATGGCACGTCTATTTGGTACCGACGGAGTCCGAGGTCTAGCTAATCGGGAAATCACTGCTCCGTTTGCGTTACAACTCGGAGAAGCAGCCGCGCGCGTCTTGGCACGCAATGTGACAGATCATCGACCAAAAGCTATCGTGGGGCGCGATACCCGCCAGTCGTCAGGCATGTTGAGTCACGCAGTTGCTGCTGGTCTTTCTTCGGCAGGAGTGGACGTTGAACATGTGCGCGAGATTCCCACCCCAGGTATCGCCTACTTGACTTCTGCCCGCGATTACGATCTTGGCGTGATGATTTCCGCTTCCCATAATGCTATGCCAGATAACGGGATTAAGTTCATTTCTGGAGATGGCTTCAAGCTTGACGATACTATCGAAGACGAGATTGAAGCTGTTCTCGGGCAAGAATGGGATCGTCCGATTGGTGCTGGCGTCGGCTATATGCGCGAAAATGCGATTGTTTCCGACCAAGTGTATATCGACCATCTGATTCGTTGCGGTGCAGACCTGTCTGGTTTGCGCATTATTCTTGATTGTGCCAATGGTGCGGCCTCGAATGTTGCTCCAGCAGCATTACAAGAATTGGGTGCGGACGTTTCGGTTATTAACGCTTCTCCAGATGGCAAAAACATTAACCGTAACGCGGGTTCAACTCACCCAGAACAACTACAAGCAATGGTTGTTGCTTCGGAGGCTGATTTTGGTTTTGCGTTCGACGGTGATGCGGATCGTTGTTTGGCGGTTAATGCGCACGGTCAGATCGTCGACGGCGATCATATTATGGGTTTGCTCGCCGTCTCGTTGAAAGCTCAGGGACTGCTCACTGGTAATACGCTGGTGGGTACTGTGATGTCGAATCTTGGTTTGACGTTGGCAATGCGTGAAGCCGATATTAATTTTGTGGCAACCAAGGTGGGCGATCGGTACGTTCTTGAAGAGATGCTTGCTCACGGTTATATACTTGGTGGCGAGCAGTCCGGTCACGTGATCAACTTGCATCATGCTACTACCGGGGACGGCACTTTGACAGCAATTCTGGTGGCATCGGAAATGGCTCGACGTGGTGGCACTCTGGCCGACGCGGTGTCGTTCATAACTCGGTTGCCGCAGACGCTGATCAATGTCCCGAATGTTGATAAGGCGCGTACATCTGACGTGATGGACGAGGTTGCGGTCGCAGAGAAAGAACTAGGTGATACTGGACGAGTACTATTGCGGGCTTCTGGCACTGAGCCGCTCGTTCGGGTGATGGTTGAAGCACCAACTCAGGAACAGGCAGATTCGGTTGCGCAACGGTTAGCTGATGTTGTGGAGCAACGTTTAGCTTTATAA
- the rpsI gene encoding 30S ribosomal protein S9 → MAETTETVEFEETPSSYTSETEAPKTGQGTSLTAPGAGLGRRKEAVARVRLVPGTGSWKINGRTLEDYFPNKLHQQLVNSPFVLLDIEGRFDVIARINGGGTSGQAGALRLGVSRALNEIDRDANRPALKKAGFLARDARAVERKKAGLKKARKASQFSKR, encoded by the coding sequence GTGGCTGAGACCACCGAAACCGTAGAGTTTGAGGAAACCCCAAGCTCGTACACCTCTGAGACCGAGGCTCCCAAGACCGGCCAGGGTACATCCCTGACCGCACCAGGCGCAGGCCTGGGTCGTCGTAAGGAAGCAGTTGCTCGTGTCCGTCTCGTCCCAGGTACTGGCTCGTGGAAGATCAACGGCCGTACCCTCGAGGACTACTTCCCAAACAAGTTGCACCAGCAACTCGTTAATTCCCCATTCGTTCTACTCGACATCGAAGGTCGCTTCGATGTTATCGCACGCATTAACGGCGGCGGCACCTCCGGTCAGGCTGGTGCGCTTCGTCTCGGCGTTTCTCGTGCATTGAACGAAATCGATCGTGATGCTAACCGTCCAGCTTTGAAGAAGGCTGGCTTCCTAGCCCGTGACGCTCGCGCAGTTGAGCGCAAGAAGGCTGGTTTGAAGAAGGCACGTAAGGCTTCGCAGTTCTCCAAGCGCTGA
- the rplM gene encoding 50S ribosomal protein L13 produces MRTYSPKPGDVEKKWYVIDATDVVLGRLASQVAILLRGKHKPNFAPHADTGDFVIIINAEKVALTGSKREQKIAYRHSGQPGGLTATSYTELLEENPEKAVMKAVAGMLPKNTLGRQQLSKLKVYRGAEHPHAAQHPEALELTQVAQ; encoded by the coding sequence GTGCGCACGTATTCACCGAAGCCCGGAGACGTCGAAAAGAAGTGGTACGTCATTGACGCCACCGACGTCGTCCTTGGCCGTCTGGCATCTCAAGTTGCCATCCTGCTCCGTGGGAAGCACAAGCCCAACTTCGCTCCGCATGCTGATACCGGCGATTTCGTCATTATCATCAACGCTGAAAAGGTCGCACTGACCGGTTCGAAGCGCGAGCAGAAGATCGCTTACCGACACTCTGGTCAGCCAGGTGGCTTGACCGCTACGTCCTACACCGAACTCTTGGAAGAGAATCCGGAAAAGGCAGTCATGAAGGCTGTTGCCGGCATGTTGCCTAAGAACACATTGGGACGTCAGCAGCTTTCTAAGCTGAAGGTCTACCGTGGGGCTGAGCACCCACATGCTGCCCAGCACCCTGAAGCTCTTGAGCTTACCCAGGTTGCGCAGTAA
- the truA gene encoding tRNA pseudouridine(38-40) synthase TruA, translated as MTSTLAQNIRLRLDLGYDGNHFHGWAAQPGLRTVQGELENVLSAIVRQPVVLTVAGRTDAGVHARHQVAHCDIPRESWLALPGRSSRTAAQSLVHRANSMLARSTGGVIVGAPKGFSDVVIHDVVPVSEEFDARFSALWRSYSYRIADGVACWDPQRRDVLWLADELDLEAMNRAVTGLLGEHNFLSYCKPREGASTVRTLHELSFTRVDGVVVGTARADAFCHSQVRTLMGTFIEVGRGRRGEEWPYQRLIEQNRDGQVVIAPPHPLTLERIGYPEPELYGVQAAQARRYRGG; from the coding sequence ATGACTTCGACGCTAGCGCAAAATATACGTCTTCGGCTAGATTTAGGCTACGACGGTAATCACTTTCACGGTTGGGCGGCCCAGCCAGGTCTACGGACGGTCCAGGGCGAGTTAGAAAATGTCCTTTCTGCGATTGTGCGCCAACCGGTGGTTTTAACGGTTGCTGGACGTACTGACGCGGGAGTGCATGCCCGCCATCAGGTTGCACACTGTGATATTCCGCGTGAATCCTGGCTGGCATTACCGGGTCGTTCTTCGCGTACTGCGGCCCAGTCCCTGGTCCACCGGGCAAATTCGATGTTGGCCCGCAGTACAGGGGGAGTGATTGTTGGTGCGCCGAAGGGGTTTTCCGACGTCGTTATTCATGATGTTGTACCGGTGTCTGAAGAATTTGATGCTCGTTTTTCGGCATTATGGCGTTCCTATAGTTATCGGATCGCTGACGGTGTAGCATGCTGGGATCCACAACGGAGAGATGTATTGTGGTTGGCTGATGAATTAGACCTTGAGGCAATGAATCGTGCGGTTACTGGTTTGTTGGGTGAACATAACTTTTTGTCGTACTGTAAGCCACGTGAGGGGGCTTCTACAGTGCGTACGTTGCACGAACTGAGCTTTACTCGTGTTGACGGAGTTGTCGTTGGCACGGCGCGTGCCGACGCGTTCTGTCATTCTCAGGTCCGTACCTTGATGGGGACGTTCATTGAGGTTGGTCGGGGTAGGCGTGGGGAAGAGTGGCCTTATCAGCGACTGATCGAGCAAAATCGTGACGGCCAGGTTGTTATCGCCCCACCGCATCCGTTGACTTTGGAGCGTATTGGTTATCCTGAGCCGGAGTTATATGGAGTACAGGCTGCTCAGGCGCGCCGGTACCGCGGGGGATGA